Proteins found in one Quercus robur chromosome 2, dhQueRobu3.1, whole genome shotgun sequence genomic segment:
- the LOC126706873 gene encoding protein BOBBER 1-like yields MKRISSINNLLFLSSSSLSSKKDIILAEKEPEATAKKPEEEEEKEKQQKENKLVPNKDNGLDMENYSWGQSLQEVTVNVPVPQGTKSSLLLCDIKTNSLKVGLKGQLPIIDGELYKPVKVDDCIWSLEDKKMINILICKRDQSEWWKSLLKGDPEIDTQKAEPEPSKLSDLDSETRSAVEKMMFDQRQKQMGLPTSDEIQKQELMKQFMAQNPNMKFPPGAQFM; encoded by the coding sequence ATGAAGAGGATCAGCAGCATCAacaatcttctttttctttcttcttcttccttgtcttctAAGAAAGACATCATTCTTGCTGAGAAAGAACCCGAGGCCACAGCCAAAAAGCCagaggaagaggaggagaaggagaagCAGCAGAAAGAGAACAAACTTGTTCCCAACAAAGACAATGGCCTTGATATGGAGAATTATTCATGGGGTCAATCCCTTCAGGAAGTCACTGTAAACGTGCCAGTCCCTCAAGGCACTAAATCCAGCCTTCTTTTGTGTGACATAAAGACGAACTCTTTGAAGGTTGGTCTCAAGGGTCAGCTTCCAATCATCGATGGAGAGCTATACAAGCCTGTGAAAGTTGACGATTGTATTTGGAGTTTGGAGGATAAGAAGATGATCAATATTCTTATTTGCAAGAGAGATCAGAGTGAGTGGTGGAAATCTTTGTTGAAGGGTGATCCAGAGATTGACACACAAAAAGCTGAACCAGAGCCAAGCAAGTTGTCTGACTTGGACTCTGAGACCCGTTCTGCTGTGGAGAAGATGATGTTTGATCAGAGGCAGAAACAGATGGGACTTCCAACAAGCGATGAGATCCAAAAACAAGAGTTGATGAAACAATTCATGGCTCAGAATCCCAACATGAAATTCCCCCCAGGAGCTCAGTTCATGTGA